Below is a window of Camelina sativa cultivar DH55 chromosome 11, Cs, whole genome shotgun sequence DNA.
CATTTGAagcataagaaaacaaaaacttcttTTGCAAATCTTATAataagacacacacacacactacttatataatataagaagcTAAAACATAAGATGTAAGGGtcccaaaaaaaagtacaaTGAATCATTCACCATGTGAGTTCTTATTAAATTGTCAAAACTAAAGATGAAAAACTCAGATAAGAGCAGCAATCCCAAATCAAAAATCCTAGAAATTAACCTGAAAGAAGCTGGAGGAATTCTCAACTGGGTTTCCTTTAAATTATGCTTGGAACCGAAGATCTGAATCATCAAAAATGAAATAGAGAAATTAAACAGTGCAGATATGAATGAAACAGTGTGAGGGGGGAGGAGGGAGAGAATTGAAAACATACCGCCGCTTGAGTATGGAGATGAAGGAGAGAcgtggaagaaggagaaggatcaCGAGAGAGAGACAAGTGTGTGGGAATGGCTGCCATGAAAGAAGTCTAGAGAGTAAAGTTGGGTATATCGAATCTGGATCAACAAAGCACAAagcatctgaagaagaagagccttcatctgaaaaaataatatacaacaaAGAGGCCCttccaaaattaaatattttgattttattattttattttctttttgggtaagAAGTGGATGTGAATGCATTTCTCCAACAATGACGGAGAAACCAAAGTTTTCGTGTCGTGTCAGTTTTTGACCCCACCCCCCCCTAACCTAATGTAACTTACCATAATAAAGCTTTAACAAGGAATGTGAATTAAGCAAATgacaacaataaaatatatatcaacaagAGTTTAACTGTAATGCATATAAATTACCAAGATTTacacggaaaaaaaaaagaagaagatctatttgataaatttaaatgttatacATACCAAAAAATCCGAAACAAATTATGACCTTAGTCaactaaaaaaggaaagaaaaactGACAGACCCAGAGACGTCATCTATGTTCCGTTCATCTTAAGTTCTTTAACTAACAGTTCtgttaaaatctagtttgtCTATCTGTCCGTCTGTCGTTTTCTCTATGAAAAAACAGCGTGTAGTTTATTTACAGGAGAAAATAACAGCATGATTTGTAAGCCAGATAGTAATCCCCAAATTTCAAACAGTAGAAACCCTAATAATTTCTAAAATCAAACAGTTGATGGATTCGCGATAGACATATGCAATGTGACTCCGACGACTCAATCTTCAATCATCTCGACTAGTATACAAAAATTCTATTGTTATAGATCAAAACCCAACCACGATCATAATACCAATCCAAACCATCAGTTCTACTAACAGCGATCCTACAACTAAACCgtaaaattataatcaaattcataattcgtgaaaaaaaaatctaacctaAATAGGTAAAGATGAAGACTTCTCCTTGAAGAACGAGGACATATCTGGTGATTGGGTTCTCTCGTTGAACAAGAAGACAGAGTTGTCTGTGACAGAAGAGATTAACCGATAAAGATGAAGCCTTCTTTTAATGAAACGCACCGTTTAACACttaaaaactgatttaaaagcTTATCCATTCACATAAGACAAATACAATGAAACTTTGgtgtatatttataattatcaaCATAATCCCAAAAATCCAAAGCAGAGTAGAAGAAGCTGCATATGATCAATTCCTTTGACTTTACAAAGAGTGGCTAGCTAGCAGCTCTGATTAACAAAATCGTATATCATTAGGGGTTGATTTTGAGTAGTCTTCCCCTAAGAAACTTACTTGatggacttgttttttttttttttttattcatatagcAATGATGAAGATCTCTTATCGTAACTGATACTACTTTCCACTGTAAGAGATAGATCTCTTCAAGAAACTTGACCTCCCAACTAAAGAAGATCCAGTATTGCCTCTCTTCAACTTCTCCTTTTCTCTACCGACAACAAGTTCACTTACCCTTGAACCCGATAACGAATCCAACGACACTGATCGTCTCACCCGCTGCTGCGACTGCGACTCACCGTCATGATGATCTCTACTAATAATATTACTAACAAAcccatctctttcttcctcgatTTCTTCATCTATATTACCATCATCTCCACTTTCTTCTGGAATCATCATCGTCACACGGATCTCTTCTTGACTCTCACTTATACGATCATCAATTATCATCGTGTTGGTCACAACGATAGGAGCACGACAGAGCGGGCAGTTGGTGTGTGATCTAAGCCATGTATCAATACAAGAAAGATGAAAAGCGTGTTTACACTTTGGTAACAATCTAAGCGTCTCTCCCTCTTCGAATTCGCTTAAACATACAGAACAATCAGTTCCTTCCACAACACCATCTTTTTTACTATACTTACACACTTCGATCGAACTTATAACCGTTGGATTCAACCCGATGGTTCTGATATGCCATATCGGATGATCCACGATAACCGGTGACGGTCCATCAAAATCCCAGTTCCTAGCTTCTTCCATGCTCCATCTTCTTGATATTGTCATTAATCTTCTCCTATAGTAAAACTTGAAGCAGAGGACAAGTAAAGTAAGGAGAAACAGAGTTGTGATGATAGATGAAGCCGAGATGATCAAGATCCTCTTTAGGTTGTCGTCATGGTGGATCACTGCAGGTGGAGTAAGACCTGTGACTACGACGATCTCGCAGATGGAAGGACACTCGTCAAGACAATAGGATGAACAGTATCCTATACTTTTCAACTCTTGGATACAATTGTATTTACAGAGCGAGTCCGATATGGTTTCGTTATCATCCAACAGAAATCTCATGGTTCTTCTTGCTTCAAGATCATCAATCAACAAGCTctagagggagagagagatggagaggaaaataaaaaaaatcagagaaaaagaagatgagagagtcgtcttcatctttgttatctcttttgctttctttctttagAATCAAGTTTGGTCAACAAAAGTAGGTTGACGCTATCTATCATCTTAATTTCATCCacaataattgattttcttaaatatataaatgttacaaCAATATTTGAAACTacaatttaatagaaaaagtaaTATTTCAAACAAGTAACTGAAATTTCTTCATTTGATTAAATTTGAGACTAGAAATATCAGTGggtaattaaatatgttttggtaaaaagaagaatatatatactctCAAGAAGTCGGTCTAATATTAAATTGTATTGATTAGGTTTAATTGGGTTAGGAGTAGTTGTTGACTTCTTGGCGTGATGTGTGATGGTGGTATAATGAGGCTTACCTTTGTGGCAAAGTGTTTTTGACCATAAATGGTCTAAGTGAGCAACAATGGTATATGTGGGCATTATTCTTAGCTTGTCCCACCTCACAACAAATTAATCGCGTCCACTGCCTTTAGACGTTGTATATCCGATTTTCTGATGTGTACATGTATGGTCTAAACTTTTTGTTGAGTCAAGATTCTTCTTGGTATAATTTAAACCAGCTTAAACATTCCGGTTGGCTTTGGTTATAGTCTGATATATAACCGAACTCATGAGCCagatttatttcaaaattgaTAAGGATATATTGTTTAAGCTAAATGTTAACGAGTACAACATATCGTGGACCTCCTAATGACGCACATTCTGATTTACGTACAACAAGTACATAGAGTGATCTAGAATCTAACGGTGGTGGGACCAAAGCAGCTAAGCCCCATTGCTTTCTCAAAGGATTTCTCAAAGGGTGTGGTGGTCATGGGCTTGGCGGAAGATGAAGACGGAGAAGGAGAGGGACGAGATGGGACTGTGATGGTACGGACGCGAGCCATTGCTTCCTTGTGGAGTAAACGAAGAGGGTAGTTCCACCGAGCAACGCCTTGGTCTTTAAGCACTTCCACCGCCGCGATTGCCGTCGCCACCGCCCACGAAGCTTGCTTTCCGGCattcatctcttctttcttcgtttTAAGTCTctttaaaagtgtatttttctttaataaaaaagtttattttgatCTTTGGATTTAGCTATGTTTTTGGACTTCGTTGTTGCATGGaagatttggttttataaagGTAGGTCGAGAAAAGTGATAGAGAACGAAAACAAGAGGCTGAAGCAGCGGAGAActcaagaaggaaaaaagacTACTCCATCCTCTCGAGCGTCANATTGCTTTCTCAAAGGATTTCTCAAAGGGTGTGGTGGTCATGGGCTTGGCGGAAGATGAAGACGGAGAAGGAGAGGGACGAGATGGGACTGTGATGGTACGGACGCGAGCCATTGCTTCCTTGTGGAGTAAACGAAGAGGGTAGTTCCACCGAGCAACGCCTTGGTCTTTAAGCACTTCCACCGCCGCGATTGCCGTCGCCACCGCCCACGAAGCTTGCTTTCCGGCattcatctcttctttcttcgtttTAAGTCTctttaaaagtgtatttttctttaataaaaaagtttattttgatCTTTGGATTTAGCTATGTTTTTGGACTTCGTTGTTGCATGGaagatttggttttataaagGTAGGTCGAGAAAAGTGATAGAGAACGAAAACAAGAGGCTGAAGCAGCGGAGAActcaagaaggaaaaaagacTACTCCATCCTCTCGAGCGTCATTTTCTGGCAACCTTTACGACGCCGGTAGCTTTTGCTCACCGGCGTCgatccccttcttcttcttgctgttTAGACCTCAGCTTGTCACCATTTATAATACATGGTGGTTTTCAGTTTCAAGTCCCCGGTGGTCAGCCGAGTGTGAAATCTTCAGATCTAGAGATCATCGGTATAGCTTACGGTGATCTCCAATGGGAAAGATTCCTCTTCATAATTGATGATGTATCTCCACTCGTCTCGGGTGCGAAATTCTTGGTTTTAAACCGAAGCGCTTTAGCCTCCAAATCTACCGCCAACTCTCTCCGCCAGCTTTTGCTCCTCTGTTCTCCGCGTACCCAACGTCGCTTCCCAACACCATTATCAAGTTTTGAACCAATGAGTACTTCTTCTACATTCCACCGGTTATTCCTGACACCGGTGAGATCNNNNNNNNNNNNNNNNNNNNNNNNNNNNNNNNNNNNNNNNNNNNNNNNNNNNNNNNNNNNNNNNNNNNNNNNNNNNNNNNNNNNNNNNNNNNNNNNNNNNNNNNNNNNNNNNNNNNNNNNNNNNNNNNNNNNNNNNNNNNNNNNNNNNNNNNNNNNNNNNNNNNNNNNNNNNNNNNNNNNNNNNNNNNNNNNNNNNNNNNNNNNNNNNNNNNNNNNNNNNNNNNNNNNNNNNNNNNNNNNNNNNNNNNNNNNNNNNNNNNNNNNNNNNNNNNNNNNNNNNNNNNNNNNNNNNNNNNNNNNNNNNNNNNNNNNNNNNNNNNNNNNNNNNNNNNNNNNNNNNNNNNNNNNNNNNNNNNNNNNNNNNNNNNNNNNNNNNNNNNNNNNNNNNNNNNNNNNNNNNNNNNNNNNNNNNNNNNNNNNNNNNNNNNNNNNNNNNNNNNNNNNNNNNNNNNNNNNNNNNNNNNNNNNNNNNNNNNNNNNNNNNNNNNNNNNNNNNNNNNNNNNNNNNNNNNNNNNNNNNNNNNNNNNNNNNNNNNNNNNNNNNNNNNNNNNNNNNNNNNNNNNNNNNNNNNNNNNNNNNNNNNNNNNNNNNNNNNNNNNNNNNNNNNNNNNNNNNNNNNNNNNNNNNNNNNNNNNNNNNNNNNNNNNNNNNNNNNNNNNNNNNNNNNNNNNNNNNNNNNNNNNNNNNNNNNNNNNNNNNNNNNNNNNNNNNNNNNNNNNNNNNNNNNNNNNNNNNNNNNNNNNNNNNNNNNNNNNNNNNNNNNNNNNNNNNNNNNNNNNNNNNNNNNNNNNNNNNNNNNNNNNNNNNNNNNNNNNNNNNNNNNNNNNNNNNNNNNNNNNNNNNNNNNNNNNNNNNNNNNNNNNNNNNNNNNNNNNNNNNNNNNNNNNNNNNNNNNNNNNNNNNNNNNNNNNNNNNNNNNNNNNNNNNNNNNNNNNNNNNNNNNNNNNNNNNNNNNNNNNNNNNNNNNNNNNNNNNNNNNNNNNNNNNNNNNNNNNNNNNNNNNNNNNNNNNNNNNNNNNNNNNNNNNNNNNNNNNNNNNNNNNNNNNNNNNNNNNNNNNNNNNNNNNNNNNNNNNNNNNNNNNNNNNNNNNNNNNNNNNNNNNNNNNNNNNNNNNNNNNNNNNNNNNNNNNNNNNNNNNNNNNNNNNNNNNNNNNNNNNNNNNNNNNNNNNNNNNNNNNNNNNNNNNNNNNNNNNNNNNNNNNNNNNNNNNNNNNNNNNNNNNNNNNNNNNNNNNNNNNNNNNNNNNNNNNNNNNNNNNNNNNNNNNNNNNNNNNNNNNNNNNNNNNNNNNNNNNNNNNNNNNNNNNNNNNNNNNNNNNNNNNNNNNNNNNNNNNNNNNNNNNNNNNNNNNNNNNNNNNNNNNNNNNNNNNNNNNNNNNNNNNNNNNNNNNNNNNNNNNNNNNNNNNNNNNNNNNNNNNNNNNNNNNNNNNNNNNNNNNNNNNNNNNNNNNNNNNNNNNNNNNNNNNNNNNNNNNNNNNNNNNNNNNNNNNNNNNNNNNNNNNNNNNNNNNNNNNNNNNNNNNNNNNNNNNNNNNNNNNNNNNNNNNNNNNNNNNNNNNNNNNNNNNNNNNNNNNNNNNNNNNNNNNNNNNNNNNNNNNNNNNNNNNNNNNNNNNNNNNNNNNNNNNNNNNNNNNNNNNNNNNNNNNNNNNNNNNNNNNNNNNNNNNNNNNNNNNNNNNNNNNNNNNNNNNNNNNNNNNNNNNNNNNNNNNNNNNNNNNNNNNNNNNNNNNNNNNNNNNNNNNNNNNNNNNNNNNNNNNNNNNNNNNNNNNNNNNNNNNNNNNNNNNNNNNNNNNNNNNNNNNNNNNNNNNNNNNNNNNNNNNNNNNNNNNNNNNNNNNNNNNNNNNNNNNNNNNNNNNNNNNNNNNNNNNNNNNNNNNNNNNNNNNNNNNNNNNNNNNNNNNNNNNNNNNNNNNNNNNNNNNNNNNNNNNNNNNNNNNNNNNNNNNNNNNNNNNNNNNNNNNNNNNNNNNNNNNNNNNNNNNNNNNNNNNNNNNNNNNNNNNNNNNNNNNNNNNNNNNNNNNNNNNNNNNNNNNNNNNNNNNNNNNNNNNNNNNNNNNNNNNNNNNNNNNNNNNNNNNNNNNNNNNNNNNNNNNNNNNNNNNNNNNNNNNNNNNNNNNNNNNNNNNNNNNNNNNNNNNNNNNNNNNNNNNNNNNNNNNNNNNNNNNNNNCCACCATGTATATCGGCCGCTAATCCAAATCTCTCAAATCTGCAAGCCCCCATAAGACTTCCATCCAAACTGTGGGTGAGACCTACATCGTATGACCGCAAAGATTCTCCGGCGCGTCTTGGTGAAGCGTCGTTTAACCGCCGCAGCCTCTCGAAGATTTTTCAAAGAAGggtcaaaaccctaattgagaTGGGCCAAAATTTTGGTTATGGCCTCCAAAAGATTTTGTTAATGGGCCTGGTGAGtctaaaaaaactttcaatGGAGATGGTGTCACTTTTTAATTCCTGGTTGTTTGACCAGTGTTTATTTTCCAAGATTTTGGGCCAAATA
It encodes the following:
- the LOC104721460 gene encoding uncharacterized protein LOC104721460; this encodes MNAGKQASWAVATAIAAVEVLKDQGVARWNYPLRLLHKEAMARVRTITVPSRPSPSPSSSSAKPMTTTPFEKSFEKAMGLSCFGPTTVRF